The nucleotide window aaaaagcTTTCTATTGCTGTTCTTCgttcctaaatttttttaaatgtgatctcaaaaagcatttctatcgctgttcttcgttaaacttttaaaatgcgatataaaaaacCTTTTGATCGctgttctttgttcttaaacttttaaatgcgatctgaaaaagcatttctatcgccacttaaaaatattcgattcgcaaatttaatattttcttcacAAAGTGATTTGCGAAAATGGCATTTCGATTTGCGAATTGAGAACTGCTAATTCCAACCCtgcatctttgatttaaatCTTGAGAAAACCCACCAAAGTctacattaaataaaaaaagaagtatttaCTTACAgcacagtctgaatgtaatctactgcGTACatgctaatatcacacctttgcgtggagcaCGGCAGtcatttgtcttttgttataattttaaaaaacaatgcgctcgcgaagaaatatcggagcaaatatattttttttctaatagcgagatgcattgtgtaaatgtattgataagctattcccttaagtattagcgtgaagtaattaaataataaaaatctttcgcgaagttttataatacattgcgcgagaatgtattgttgatttaattacttaaaaaaattccagCACGATTAATCTAAGACACATACGAGAAgtattgttcacaactattaaatgccgcttttcgtttttaaacttttaaaatgcgatttaaaaaaacatttctatcgccgctgttcgttttaaaaattttaaaatgcgatctaaaaaaatatttctatcaccgcttttcattttaaaacttttaaaatgcgatctaaaaaaacatttctatcgtcgcttttcgcttataaacttttaaaatccgatttaaaaaaacatttctatcgtcgctattcgtttttaaacttttaaaatgcgatctaaaaaaaacatttctatcgccgcttttcgtttttaaacttttaaaatgcaattaaaattttcaaaagagttcacgcaaaatagattgctaaaattgttcttgcaacctattgtggtTAAACAATTGATCacgtggggtcattgtttatcagcgaggcaattattttcttaaaaaacaaaagctattttgtgtaactattcatgcgagtttcgcgtccgcagtagattacattcagactgtactgtagctaCAGGACACGATGCAAACTGCAAAACTGTAAAACCAAAACATGACTACTCTTTACAAAACAATATCAAACAGGAGAaacgagaataaaaaagatACAATCAGTCATGCTTGAAGTTTTACAACCTATAAAACAATTTCTCAAAATCAAGGGTGCTctaatagcaaaaaaataatatcaatattCCTGCAAAACAAAGTAATTTACTGTTCTGTCCCTTACCTCGTTCTCTGCTAACCTTTAGTTGTCTGgcatatttaaacatttttgaaaaattcttgGGTTTCTTGGGTCGAGCAATCAAGTCCAAAGTAGACACCAGGCTGCCGTAATTTTTTGGGGAAAAACCATAcctaacaaaatattaaatgccATCTCTGTGAATCACTTATAAGTTAGGGTCTAATTTctaatactttttatttcagtgAAATTGAAATAATACAAAAAGTTCCAATAACGTAAAGAATGATATGAATTTGTGAAAAGTGTCTGCAGTTTCAGATTGTGTTACAATAGCAACAAATAGCTCTGGATTATTAATTGCGATTAACAAAGCACCACTGACATTCTCACCAGCTGCTTTCCCTGCCATTATCATATAGTCAGTTACCGATTCGTTGTCACTTTTAAACAATGTTGTAAGTTGGTTGTATATGGTAATTATTCTCATTTTGCTACTTCCAGCATAAAAATTCCTCATTATTTTGATCGCCTTTCTTCCATCATCTTCATGAATGACTATTGACAAAGAACGTTCATCTAAAAATTGCATGAGTTCAGCAAATGCAAGTTCATTTTTATCTGAATGAATTACTACTAGttctaaataaagtttttttttgttccttGACTCTCATTGTTtcccatatctcaaattttcttTCGTCCCCATCAAATATGATGGCAATCTAACAGTTTATTATACAACCGTGCTCTTAGTTTTGTTAAATTTtgccttctttttattttggctaaataTAAAGGAAATAAATTTTGTCTGGAAGAAAATTGAATTAGTATATGTAATCGCACGTTTACGAGTGCATTTAGGAAATAATCAAAcaagtatttatttttcttttaattttctgagTTCGTTAGGACgaggataaatttaaaaagcaaaaaaattacgAGTTCGATTATTTCCAATTGCATGAGTAAACGTTCGATTACGAGCTAATCACACAATGCACTATTTTTGTTAGGGTAGCACAGGatgtcaatttcaatgttttgatttttttattacccGATTTATAATTAGTTTGATTCGTTGTAAAGATATCTTTTTTTGACTTTCATAAAACgcgagaaaataaatatttatgggTATGAATccaaaagcaacaaaaattattttaaacgaCAAGTAAACATATACaacaacacaaaattaaaactatgAAATATGTTTACTTCATTCCTCCTCTGAGGAAGAATAAATGATCagtctttcttctttcttttttggttCGTGGGAAGTGGTTGTCAATGAAACATTTGTGCAGttattaaataatatattttttaaattatcggcgCTCCTTAAAGAGTGCAGTTAAGATTCTAGAGTGCAATTAAGAAATAATTGCACTCCGCAGAGTGCAGTTACGATATAATTTGCACTGTAGTAGAAGcgccaaacaagaaaaaataggtCATCGTGTGattaatttaaataaagtttttgttaaACCAAGTTCTACCTGCCAATGTAATAACCGCCCAGCAAATTTTCATTGCAGAAAAACATCTTTGAATCACTCTGTGCATGGACAAGTTTGTTCTGACCGTATAAAACGTAACAAAATTTATTTGAGCATGTGAATCTTAATACATAGGCTCAAACAGATCAGAAGGCACTGTATGTGTTTCTCTTTTAACTAAAAGTATTAATATTTAATGACAGGTTATAAATTTTAGTGAAAACTACAGTTATCCTATTATTGCTTTTTAGGGTTATGTTGTTCGGATTGCTGGTGGAAATGACAAGCAAGGATTTCCAATGAAACAGGGTGTTATGACTAATGGTCGTGTTAGACTGCTCCTTTCAAAAGGTCATTCTTGCTACCGTCCAAGGCGAACTGGAGAACGCAAGAGGAAGTCAGTAAGAGGGTGCATTGTTGATAGCAACTTGAGCGTCTTAAAtttagttgttttaaaaaaaggcgaGAATGATATACCCGGTTTGACGGATCGTGTTGTTCCAAGGCGTTTGGGACCAAAGCGAGTTGGTAAAATCAGAAAGCTTTTTAATTTAACTAAGGAAGACGACGTGAGACAATACATCATACGCCGACCAATTGCTCCAAAGGAAGACAAGCCAGCACCAAAGAAGCCGAAAACCAAAGCTCCAAAGATTCAAAGATTGGTAACACCACAAcgtttacaaagaaaaagacGTGTGTTGGCTCTAAAGCGTGACCGTGTTAACACTGCCAAACAAGAAGCTGCTGTGTATGCTAAGTTGTTGGCCAAGCGACACAAGGAAGCAAAGGAAAAGAGACATC belongs to Hydractinia symbiolongicarpus strain clone_291-10 chromosome 1, HSymV2.1, whole genome shotgun sequence and includes:
- the LOC130645131 gene encoding 40S ribosomal protein S6-like yields the protein MKLNVSYPANGTQKLIEIDDEIKLRYFYEKRMAQECSAECLGDEWKGYVVRIAGGNDKQGFPMKQGVMTNGRVRLLLSKGHSCYRPRRTGERKRKSVRGCIVDSNLSVLNLVVLKKGENDIPGLTDRVVPRRLGPKRVGKIRKLFNLTKEDDVRQYIIRRPIAPKEDKPAPKKPKTKAPKIQRLVTPQRLQRKRRVLALKRDRVNTAKQEAAVYAKLLAKRHKEAKEKRHQEHMRRRMSSLRESKSH